The Candidatus Hydrogenisulfobacillus filiaventi sequence GGCGATGTCGGTCAGGACGGCGGTGTCCGGGGTCATGGCGCCCCCTCCCCGGCGGGGGCGAAGACCCCCCGGGGGTCGAAGACGGCTGCCAGGCGTGCTTCCAGGGCGAACCAGGCCGCGGGCCCTGTCCGCCGCCAGGTGCCGCCCGTTTCCCGCACCCGGCCGGCGGCGGGGGCTGGTCCCGGGCCGTAGACCTCCCAGGCCCCGGTGGCGGGGAACAGGGCCAGGGGGGCCGTCCCGGCCGCCGCCAGCACCCCCGGCAACGCCCCCGGCGGCCCCCGCCCTCCCGGTAGCGGCCGGCTGCCAGGGCTGCCGCCCGCAGGTGGTGCCAGCGGCGGGTGGCGGCCGCCACCTCCTCGGGCGCCGTTGTCTCCCAGGCCAGGCCGGCGGCGCCGGCCGTCCCCGGCAGGCTGCGCAGCAGGGCCGGGGTTTCGGGGCCGGCCAGGCGCAGGTAGAGGACGGCCTCCGGCCCCTGCCGCAGCAGGAGCAGGCCCGCCGGCCGCAGCCGCGCCCGGGCCTGATCCAGGGCCCAGGCCAGCAGGACCGGGGCCGGGCCCCGCACCCGGGCCGCCGCCTGCGGTTCCCGCCGCGGCAGCAGGCGCAGGGTCAGGCGGGTGAAGAGGCCCAATCGCCCCCGGGACCCGGGCGCCAGGTGGACCAGGTCGTACCCGGCCACGTTCTTCATGGTCTTGCGGCCGAACCGGTAGCGCAGGCCCCGGCCGTCCACCCATTCCACCGCCAGCAGCAGGTCGCGCCAGTCGGCCCCGAAACCCAGGCCCCAGCAGCGGGCCCGGGCTGCCACCAGCCCGCCCACGGTCTCCTCCGGGCGGGCATCGGCTAACGGGGGCAGCTCCAGGCCGGCTTCCGCCAGCCGGGCTTGGAGGGCGGCGGCCGTCACTCCCGCCTCCACCTCCACGGTGAGGTTGGCGGGGTCGAAGTCCGGGATGCCGGTGAGACCCCGGGTGGAGAGGACCAGGTCCCCGGCCGCGGGACCGGCGCGGGTGCCGGCGCCCCGGATGGCCAGGCGGCGGTAACGGGCGGCCGCCCAGGCGATGAGGTCGGCGGCTTCGGACGCATCCGTAGGAGTCTCCAGCGCCCGCGCCGGCGGGCGCTCCACCGGCCGCGGGTCCGGGCCGGGCAGCGGGCCGTCGGGCAGGGCCTTGCCGGGGTTGAGGCGCCGGGCCCCGGGGTCGAAGACCTCCCGCACCCCCCGCATCAGGGCCAGCTCGTGGGGGGCGTACATGAGCGGCAGGTTGTCGCGTTTGTCGATGCCGACCCCATGTTCGCCGGTGATGGCGCCGCCCAGGCGGACGCAGGCCTCCAGCACGGCCCGGTCGGCGGCCTTGAGGCGGCTCACCGAGCCGGGATCCTCAGGGTCATAGGGGAAGGCCGGGTGCAGGTTGCCGTCGCCGGCGTGGGCGGCGGTCACCACCGGCAGCCCGTAGCGGTCACCGATGGCGAGGGCCTCTCGCATCATGGCCGCCAGGGCGGGACGGGGCACGGTGACATCCTGAATCCAGATGTGGGGTGCCAGGCGGGCGGCCGCCCCGTAGTGGGCCCGGCGCCCGGCCCACAGGCGGGCGGCCTCGGCCGCGTCGGCGGCCAAGCGCACGGAGAGGGCCCCTGCCTGCCGGAAGAGGGCGGCCACGCGGTCCGCCTCCCGCCCGGCCCCTTCGGGATCCCCTTCCACCTCTGCCAGCAGTACCGCCCCCGCCCCGACCGGATAGCCGGCGTGCACAAACCGTTCCACCATCTCCACCGAGCGTTGGTCCAGGAGCTCCAGGGTGGCGGGCCAGATGCGGGCGGCGATGAGGGCCGCCACCGCCTCCAGGGCGGATTCCACCCCCGGGAAGGCCGCCAGCAGGGTACGGGTGACCGGCGGCAGGGGGGTGAGCGCTACGGTGGCGGCGGTGATCACGGCCAAGGTCCCTTCCGAGCCCACCACCACCCCGGTGAGGTCGCCCAGGACAGGCTGCCAGTCGCGGGCGGGCGGCAGGGTCAGCCGGGTGCCGTCCGCCAGCACCACCTCTAACTCCACCACGTGGTGGGTGGTGACGCCGTAGCGCACGCAGTGCGGCCCGCCCGAGTTTTCGGCCAGGTTGCCGCCCAGGGTGGAGATGCGGTGGCTGGCGGGGTCGGGCGGGTAGAACAGGCCGTAGCGGGCGAGCGCCGCCTGCAGGTCGGCGTTGACCACCCCCGCTTCCACCTCGGCCAGCCGGCTGACGGGGTCAATGCGGCGGATGCGGTTGAGGCGGGCCAAGCCGATGACCAGCCCCCCTGTGACAGGCAGGGTGCCCCCCGAGAGGTTGCTGCCCGCCCCCGCGCCACCACCGGGACCCCCACTTCCCCGGCGATGCGCACCGCAGTGGCCGCTTCGCCGGCGCTTTGGGGCAGGACCACCGCGTCCGGCCACCAGCGTTCCCCGGTGGCGTCATAGCTGTACGGGAGCATGGCCGCCGGATCGGTGTGCACACGCCCAGGGCCCAGCGCCCGTTGTAAGGCCTCCGCCAGCCGCCGGCGGCGGACGGGGTCGGGACGGGCGGCCGCCTCCGGCCGGGGCAGGGCCCCGGCGAGGGGGGGCAGGGAGGCGGGGCGGGTCATGCCCGGGGCCCCTCTTCCTGGGCCAGCCAGGCCTCGGCGGCCTGCTGCACCGGGTCCCAGGGGCTGGAGAAGGGGGGGGCGTAGGTGAGGTCGAGGTCCAGGAGGTCCTCCACCCGCAAGCCCGCCGCCAGGGCGGTGGCGCCCACATCCACCCGCTTGGGAATGGAGGCGTG is a genomic window containing:
- a CDS encoding putative D-lactate dehydrogenase (cytochrome) (Evidence 3 : Putative function from multiple computational evidences; Product type e : enzyme), with the protein product MARLNRIRRIDPVSRLAEVEAGVVNADLQAALARYGLFYPPDPASHRISTLGGNLAENSGGPHCVRYGVTTHHVVELEVVLADGTRLTLPPARDWQPVLGDLTGVVVGSEGTLAVITAATVALTPLPPVTRTLLAAFPGVESALEAVAALIAARIWPATLELLDQRSVEMVERFVHAGYPVGAGAVLLAEVEGDPEGAGREADRVAALFRQAGALSVRLAADAAEAARLWAGRRAHYGAAARLAPHIWIQDVTVPRPALAAMMREALAIGDRYGLPVVTAAHAGDGNLHPAFPYDPEDPGSVSRLKAADRAVLEACVRLGGAITGEHGVGIDKRDNLPLMYAPHELALMRGVREVFDPGARRLNPGKALPDGPLPGPDPRPVERPPARALETPTDASEAADLIAWAAARYRRLAIRGAGTRAGPAAGDLVLSTRGLTGIPDFDPANLTVEVEAGVTAAALQARLAEAGLELPPLADARPEETVGGLVAARARCWGLGFGADWRDLLLAVEWVDGRGLRYRFGRKTMKNVAGYDLVHLAPGSRGRLGLFTRLTLRLLPRREPQAAARVRGPAPVLLAWALDQARARLRPAGLLLLRQGPEAVLYLRLAGPETPALLRSLPGTAGAAGLAWETTAPEEVAAATRRWHHLRAAALAAGRYREGGGRRGRCRGCWRRPGRPPWPCSPPPGPGRSTARDQPPPPAGCGKRAAPGGGQGPRPGSPWKHAWQPSSTPGGSSPPPGRGRHDPGHRRPDRHRPLQPLRLLPAGLPHLPPHRRGAP
- a CDS encoding putative FAD-binding PCMH-type domain-containing protein (Evidence 3 : Putative function from multiple computational evidences) is translated as MTRPASLPPLAGALPRPEAAARPDPVRRRRLAEALQRALGPGRVHTDPAAMLPYSYDATGERWWPDAVVLPQSAGEAATAVRIAGEVGVPVVARGRAATSRGAPCLSQGGWSSAWPASTASAALTPSAGWPRWKRGWSTPTCRRRSPATACSTRPTPPATASPPWAATWPKTRAGRTACATASPPTTWWS